A single window of Onychostoma macrolepis isolate SWU-2019 chromosome 16, ASM1243209v1, whole genome shotgun sequence DNA harbors:
- the nrsn1 gene encoding neurensin-1, giving the protein MASCSEICGSDYAEQSHGALSSGHQGYGVRSYLHQFYEECTASIWERDEDFQTQRSPSRWSSVLWKVCLALGALILVAGLSVLLVGYATPPRLEAFGEDELLFVDGRAVRFNRALDACKLAGAVLFCVGGSGMAVGLLLAACSQGSSKEELHLQQRFKERLVEIQASVHPVTRAPTPGEAKVPVTLSKVQSVQPGAET; this is encoded by the exons ATGGCGTCCTGCTCAGAGATCTGTGGCTCGGATTACGCTGAGCAGAGCCATGGCGCCCTCAGCAGCGGTCACCAGGGTTACGGGGTGCGTTCCTACCTGCACCAGTTCTACGAGGAGTGCACCGCTTCCATCTGGGAGCGCGATGAAGATTTCCAGACACAGAGATCGCCGAGCCGCTGGAGCTCTGTGCTCTGGAAG GTCTGTCTCGCGCTGGGTGCTCTGATTCTGGTGGCGGGGTTGTCCGTGCTGCTGGTGGGCTACGCTACGCCGCCTCGACTTGAAGCATTCGGAGAAGATGAGCTGCTGTTTGTGGACGGCCGCGCAGTGCGCTTCAACCGGGCCTTGGATGCCTGTAAGCTGGCCGGAGCCGTTCTGTTCTGCGTGGGCGGCAGCGGGATGGCGGTGGGGCTGCTGCTGGCCGCCTGCTCTCAGGGCAGCTCCAAGGAAGAGCTTCATCTGCAGCAGCGCTTCAAAGAGCGGCTCGTCGAGATCCAGGCCTCCGTTCATCCCGTCACCCGCGCTCCCACCCCAGGAGAGGCCAAGGTGCCCGTCACGCTCTCCAAGGTGCAGAGTGTCCAGCCCGGAGCGGAAACCTGA